One window of Dyadobacter sandarakinus genomic DNA carries:
- a CDS encoding Fic family protein — protein MPQYIYQKKDWPAFKWDTARLSPMLAELRFVQGKIIGQMNAMGFSVRSDAVLKTLTQDVLKSTEIEGEILNPEQVRSSIARRLGLDAAGLIPADRNVEGVVEMMLDATQNYTVPLTKDRLFGWQSSLFPSGRSGMYQIMVGKWRDNEKGPMQVVSGPMGRETVHFEAPDASMLDTEMQVFLDWFNTETTIDPIIKSGIAHLWFVTLHPFDDGNGRIARAIADMQLARAEDSPERFYSMSAQIRQQRSEYYSILEKTQKGTLDITEWLKWYLACMRDAMKHTEETSAAVVKRVQFWDKHAETPMSDRQRRMINRMQEDFVGKLTSSKWAKMMKCSQDTASRDIQDLVTKGILEKEAAGGRSTNYRLII, from the coding sequence ATGCCGCAGTACATCTATCAGAAAAAAGACTGGCCTGCATTCAAATGGGATACGGCACGCCTGTCCCCCATGCTGGCTGAGCTGCGTTTTGTTCAGGGTAAGATCATCGGGCAGATGAACGCAATGGGTTTTTCGGTAAGATCAGATGCTGTGCTGAAAACGCTGACCCAGGATGTACTCAAATCCACTGAGATCGAGGGCGAAATACTGAATCCGGAACAGGTCAGATCCTCCATAGCCAGGCGGCTGGGACTGGATGCAGCAGGCCTCATACCTGCCGACCGTAACGTGGAAGGTGTGGTGGAAATGATGCTGGATGCTACGCAGAACTATACCGTGCCCCTTACCAAAGACCGGCTTTTCGGCTGGCAGTCATCTTTGTTCCCGTCAGGCCGCAGCGGCATGTATCAAATTATGGTCGGCAAATGGCGCGATAACGAGAAAGGCCCCATGCAGGTAGTATCCGGACCTATGGGACGTGAAACTGTGCATTTTGAAGCACCTGATGCTTCCATGCTTGATACTGAAATGCAGGTTTTTCTAGACTGGTTTAACACTGAAACTACCATTGATCCCATAATCAAATCGGGTATTGCACATTTGTGGTTTGTAACACTTCACCCATTTGACGACGGAAATGGACGCATTGCGCGGGCGATTGCGGATATGCAGCTGGCCCGGGCCGAGGACAGTCCGGAGCGGTTTTACAGCATGTCCGCGCAGATCCGCCAGCAACGAAGTGAGTATTATTCCATTTTGGAAAAAACACAAAAAGGAACACTCGACATTACCGAGTGGCTGAAATGGTACCTGGCGTGCATGCGCGATGCCATGAAGCACACGGAGGAAACATCGGCAGCGGTTGTGAAACGTGTCCAGTTTTGGGATAAGCATGCAGAAACTCCCATGAGTGACCGGCAGCGCCGGATGATCAACAGGATGCAGGAGGATTTTGTTGGCAAACTGACGTCATCCAAATGGGCAAAAATGATGAAATGCTCACAGGATACGGCCAGCCGTGACATTCAGGACCTGGTTACAAAAGGTATTCTGGAAAAAGAGGCGGCCGGCGGGAGGAGTACCAATTACCGGCTCATTATCTGA
- a CDS encoding GDSL-type esterase/lipase family protein gives MKTIFTTFILSLLIVCNALAQQKLSIVFIGNSITQGKGGDNGFPPPTHAVNYLKKQKGVEDVAFVNAGRSGSTTVDWLPGSGRYFALATQAADSLFKMKDHQLVFSMKLGTNDSAIQGPNGSPVSKEKYKANVKTIVDELLGRYPGSKVVIHHPIWYSTNTYNSSSYLAEGLERLNSYIPEIDALTSEYKSAQPGRVFKGDTKAYKYFKKRAEKLFKPENGQQGVFFLHPNEEGVAILGKFWGKALKKAVLR, from the coding sequence ATGAAAACCATTTTTACAACCTTTATCCTCTCCCTGCTGATCGTTTGCAATGCATTGGCACAGCAAAAGCTTTCCATTGTTTTTATCGGCAACAGCATTACGCAGGGAAAAGGGGGCGACAATGGTTTCCCACCTCCCACACATGCAGTTAATTACCTGAAAAAACAAAAAGGTGTGGAGGATGTTGCATTTGTAAACGCAGGCCGCAGCGGCTCTACCACGGTAGACTGGCTGCCGGGAAGCGGAAGATACTTTGCCTTGGCCACACAAGCCGCCGACAGTCTCTTTAAAATGAAAGATCATCAGCTCGTGTTTTCCATGAAGCTTGGCACCAACGACAGTGCAATCCAGGGTCCGAACGGATCGCCGGTTTCCAAAGAAAAGTACAAGGCAAATGTGAAGACGATCGTGGATGAGCTGCTTGGTAGGTACCCGGGCAGCAAGGTCGTGATCCATCATCCGATCTGGTACAGTACCAATACCTACAATAGTTCCAGCTATCTTGCCGAAGGTCTCGAAAGGCTCAACAGCTACATTCCAGAAATTGACGCATTGACCTCCGAATACAAGTCTGCCCAGCCCGGACGTGTGTTCAAGGGAGATACGAAGGCATATAAGTATTTCAAAAAGCGCGCAGAAAAACTGTTTAAGCCGGAAAATGGTCAGCAGGGCGTATTTTTTCTCCACCCCAACGAAGAGGGCGTAGCCATACTCGGCAAGTTCTGGGGAAAAGCATTGAAAAAGGCGGTGCTCAGATAA
- a CDS encoding DUF2905 domain-containing protein: protein MSQATGKYIILIGLALVLAGIVIYFLSDKLHWLGRLPGDIRVEKENFRFFFPITTMLLLSALLNAVIWIVRRFLN, encoded by the coding sequence ATGTCGCAGGCCACAGGAAAATATATTATACTGATCGGACTGGCCCTGGTACTGGCAGGCATTGTCATTTACTTTCTGAGCGACAAGCTGCACTGGCTCGGCCGACTTCCCGGAGATATCCGGGTAGAGAAAGAGAATTTCAGATTTTTCTTTCCAATTACAACAATGCTGCTCCTCAGCGCACTGCTGAATGCGGTCATCTGGATTGTACGGCGGTTTCTTAATTGA
- a CDS encoding DinB family protein, producing the protein MTDPRFPIGPLALQEQYSRDEVAALIDIIADAPAHYRTLVQDLDNEDLARTYREGAWTVRQLVHHVADLQFVHYFRIKKAVTEPDYKEPTLVDMNAWAHAADSLAAPVEDSLRIFEGVHSRYAFFARTLTDEQLAISYFHGLRKIWITQAQALAMSAWHVQHHLAHIKIALGLPV; encoded by the coding sequence ATGACTGATCCCAGATTCCCCATCGGGCCGCTGGCACTTCAGGAGCAATATTCCCGCGATGAAGTTGCCGCACTGATAGATATTATTGCAGACGCGCCTGCGCACTACCGCACCCTGGTGCAGGATCTTGACAATGAGGACCTCGCCAGGACTTACCGCGAAGGTGCATGGACTGTCCGCCAGCTCGTTCATCATGTTGCTGATCTGCAGTTTGTGCATTACTTCAGGATTAAAAAGGCCGTGACCGAGCCGGATTACAAAGAGCCCACGCTTGTAGATATGAATGCCTGGGCGCATGCTGCCGACTCACTGGCAGCACCGGTGGAGGATTCACTGCGGATATTTGAAGGGGTACACAGCCGCTACGCTTTTTTTGCGCGCACGCTCACAGACGAGCAACTGGCCATCAGCTACTTCCACGGGCTGCGGAAAATCTGGATAACGCAGGCGCAGGCACTGGCCATGTCGGCCTGGCACGTACAGCACCATTTGGCGCACATCAAAATTGCACTGGGTTTGCCAGTATGA
- the pfkA gene encoding 6-phosphofructokinase, with translation MKRIGVFTSGGDAPGMNACIRAVVRGAVYHGVEVFGIRRGYSGMIAGDVYKMESHSVSNIVQRGGTILKSARSKEFMTPEGRKKAYDNLIDLGIEGLVAIGGNGTFTGAMIFCNEYGIPTVGAPGTIDNDLYGTDYTIGFDTAVNTALDAIDRIRDTASSHDRIFFIEVMGRDSGYIAVQSGIAGGAELVMVPEVLTPISEVVEILKQGWSRSKSSSIIIVAEGDEEGSAQEVADKIKVQVDENADIRVTTLGHTQRGGQPSAYDRILASRLGLGAVEGLIAGQKSVMAGIVNNDLVYTPFEDTIRLPKPISEDLLRMVKILSV, from the coding sequence ATGAAAAGAATTGGAGTATTTACCTCAGGAGGAGACGCCCCGGGTATGAACGCCTGTATCAGGGCGGTAGTGCGTGGAGCCGTCTATCACGGTGTTGAAGTTTTTGGAATCAGAAGAGGATATAGCGGAATGATTGCGGGCGACGTCTATAAAATGGAGTCACACTCAGTCAGCAACATAGTACAAAGAGGAGGAACCATTCTCAAATCAGCCCGGAGCAAAGAGTTCATGACTCCCGAGGGCAGAAAAAAAGCATACGACAACCTGATCGACCTGGGCATTGAAGGCCTGGTAGCGATCGGCGGAAACGGTACTTTCACCGGTGCCATGATATTTTGCAATGAATACGGTATCCCGACCGTAGGAGCCCCGGGTACCATTGACAACGACCTTTACGGAACCGATTACACCATCGGATTTGATACCGCGGTAAATACGGCATTAGATGCCATTGACCGCATACGCGACACGGCGAGCTCCCACGACCGCATTTTCTTTATTGAAGTGATGGGCCGTGACTCAGGATACATAGCTGTACAGTCGGGTATTGCCGGCGGTGCCGAGCTCGTGATGGTTCCGGAAGTACTTACCCCGATCTCGGAAGTGGTCGAAATTCTGAAACAGGGATGGAGCCGCTCCAAATCATCTTCCATCATCATTGTAGCGGAAGGCGACGAGGAAGGAAGCGCACAGGAAGTAGCGGATAAAATCAAGGTACAGGTAGACGAAAATGCGGATATCCGTGTAACGACCCTGGGACATACGCAGCGCGGCGGCCAGCCTTCTGCCTATGACCGTATCCTGGCCAGCCGACTGGGACTGGGCGCTGTGGAAGGCCTCATTGCCGGTCAGAAAAGCGTAATGGCGGGTATTGTCAATAATGACCTGGTGTATACGCCGTTTGAAGATACCATCAGACTTCCGAAGCCAATCAGCGAAGACCTGCTGAGAATGGTGAAAATATTGAGCGTGTAG
- a CDS encoding YdcF family protein, whose product MFFFLSKAIDFLAMPLSIILCVLLFGIFTNNKKRKQVSLLIVFVLLFVISNGFLVNKAFNLWEPDPVNLSTIRNAYDVGILLSGGLVDARDPNADQVYFGRHGDRLLQTFLLYKAGKIRKVLITGTSADSMIIAGKGETRQAAQLLVQWGVPAGDILFEEKARNTRENAMFSSTILKSRFPGGKFLLITSAFHMRRSVGCFRKFGIETDSYPADFYGGYYPFNLKSVLIPNAEAVAGSGLLWHEWIGYTVYKAVGYSK is encoded by the coding sequence ATGTTCTTTTTTCTGTCCAAAGCCATCGACTTCCTGGCCATGCCGCTGAGCATCATTCTCTGCGTGTTATTGTTCGGGATTTTTACAAATAACAAAAAACGAAAACAGGTAAGCCTGCTGATCGTATTCGTACTCCTGTTTGTGATATCAAACGGATTTCTGGTCAATAAGGCATTCAACTTGTGGGAGCCTGATCCTGTGAACCTCAGCACTATACGCAATGCCTACGATGTGGGTATTCTGCTGTCGGGCGGACTGGTTGACGCGCGTGATCCCAATGCAGATCAGGTGTACTTCGGGCGGCATGGCGACCGGCTTTTACAAACCTTTCTGCTTTACAAGGCAGGGAAAATCCGGAAGGTACTGATCACGGGTACCAGTGCCGACAGCATGATCATCGCAGGCAAAGGTGAAACCAGGCAGGCGGCGCAGCTGCTGGTGCAATGGGGCGTACCGGCGGGTGATATACTATTTGAGGAAAAAGCCCGCAATACGAGGGAAAACGCAATGTTTTCCTCCACAATACTGAAAAGCCGGTTTCCCGGAGGAAAGTTTCTGCTGATTACGTCAGCCTTCCACATGCGGCGCTCGGTAGGATGCTTCCGGAAGTTCGGCATTGAGACGGATAGCTATCCGGCCGATTTTTATGGCGGATATTATCCGTTCAATTTAAAAAGTGTACTGATCCCCAATGCCGAGGCCGTAGCCGGTTCGGGATTGTTGTGGCACGAATGGATTGGTTACACCGTGTACAAAGCGGTAGGTTACAGCAAATAA
- a CDS encoding TlpA family protein disulfide reductase — translation MKMYTRTTILLCFLFLTASRLLAQGYHIEATITGLKDSSLVIGHYNRSSTLFVPKDTSRADASGKVVFEGKTDLPGGLYVILFPGNKRWIELVYSGKETNFSIATDTADVVGSMKITGSPENQLFYTYQKELKERTMEIEKMAADKSPESQAKVRQLQDAFKTYRQKILQDNAGTFTVQLLKMSADPEIPAAPKLPNGKTDSIWVFNYYKAHYWDAFNFADGRIMNTPFLEPRLDRYIKNLVVQTPDSLIRNADNLIKKASANKDVKSFVVYYITNQYETPKTVGTEAVWVHMATRYYLSGEMGISEDVRKRVEEKVNTMKDLLVNKPFPALTLTDPAGKKVSVQTIQANYTILFFYSPTCGHCKEASPLLKAFYDKKKAEGIKVMAVSTEHNMEEWKSFISTYHLDSMINSFDSLNQIDFYRKFDVVTTPTIYVLDKNKKIIARKMPVEQLEDFLQYYQNKVARKL, via the coding sequence ATGAAAATGTATACCCGCACTACTATCCTGCTATGCTTTCTTTTTCTGACCGCCTCACGCCTGCTTGCGCAGGGGTACCACATTGAGGCAACAATCACAGGTTTAAAGGACTCATCGCTCGTGATCGGGCATTATAACCGGAGCAGTACCCTTTTTGTACCCAAAGATACTTCCCGCGCGGATGCCAGCGGAAAAGTGGTATTTGAGGGAAAAACAGATCTTCCCGGCGGCTTGTACGTCATCCTTTTTCCCGGCAACAAACGCTGGATCGAACTGGTATACTCCGGCAAGGAAACGAATTTTTCCATTGCTACGGATACTGCAGACGTGGTTGGCTCAATGAAAATTACAGGCTCCCCTGAAAATCAGCTTTTTTATACCTACCAGAAAGAGCTGAAAGAACGTACCATGGAGATCGAGAAAATGGCGGCCGACAAGTCTCCTGAGAGCCAGGCCAAAGTACGGCAGTTACAGGATGCATTTAAAACTTACCGGCAGAAAATATTGCAGGACAATGCAGGTACCTTCACGGTGCAGCTGCTCAAAATGTCTGCCGATCCCGAAATCCCTGCTGCTCCCAAGCTGCCAAATGGAAAAACGGATTCCATTTGGGTATTTAACTACTACAAGGCACACTATTGGGACGCATTTAACTTTGCCGACGGCCGTATCATGAACACACCCTTCCTGGAACCCCGCCTGGATCGGTACATCAAAAACCTGGTCGTGCAGACACCCGACTCGCTGATCCGAAATGCCGATAACCTGATCAAGAAAGCTTCGGCCAATAAAGATGTAAAGTCATTTGTGGTATACTACATCACCAATCAGTACGAAACGCCAAAGACCGTGGGTACAGAGGCTGTATGGGTGCATATGGCCACCAGGTACTACCTGTCGGGCGAGATGGGCATATCGGAAGATGTGCGTAAAAGGGTGGAAGAAAAGGTGAATACCATGAAGGATCTGCTCGTCAACAAGCCTTTCCCGGCCCTGACGCTGACAGACCCTGCCGGCAAAAAAGTAAGTGTGCAGACGATCCAGGCCAATTATACCATACTCTTCTTTTACTCCCCTACCTGCGGGCATTGCAAGGAAGCCTCACCACTGCTGAAAGCATTTTACGACAAGAAAAAAGCCGAGGGAATTAAAGTTATGGCTGTTTCGACGGAACATAATATGGAAGAGTGGAAGTCATTTATCTCCACTTATCACCTCGACAGCATGATCAATAGCTTTGATTCGCTCAACCAGATCGACTTTTACCGGAAGTTTGATGTGGTAACCACACCTACGATCTACGTTCTTGATAAAAACAAAAAGATCATTGCGCGCAAAATGCCCGTCGAGCAGCTGGAAGATTTTCTCCAGTACTACCAGAACAAAGTCGCGCGGAAGCTGTGA
- a CDS encoding lactonase family protein produces MIKTISAALLLLLNAFSAFAFQDKVAFYVGSQDKDPQASITLAELDLSTGGITVVDTFSHGAGPGYLAISPNRKNLYAVSSENKLMSFSIGTDKKLTFLNSQSSEGENPCHVAVHPSGKMVLASNYTGGSFTAYPVEAGGKLGAPIYKEQYSGTGPNTRRQEKSHAHFSAATPDGRFVFVTDLGGDKIMNYAADAKSGKLMPNPAQPFFMAKPGSGPRHFVLSASGKELYLLNELEATLTTCSVDKNGVIKALNTYPTIPADFSGTNTSAAVHLHPNGKFVYVSNRGHNSISAFRIKGGGVLEKTDEQTQNISTPRDFNIDPSGKWMIVGNQTGDNLVVYAVDPQTGKLTFKQEGVKVKLPICIVF; encoded by the coding sequence ATGATCAAGACAATTTCTGCCGCGCTTTTGCTCCTGCTGAATGCATTTTCAGCTTTCGCATTTCAGGATAAGGTTGCATTTTATGTCGGGTCGCAGGATAAGGATCCGCAGGCTTCCATTACCCTCGCCGAGCTGGACCTGTCCACCGGCGGCATCACGGTCGTGGATACTTTCAGTCATGGAGCCGGCCCGGGCTACCTGGCCATCTCGCCCAACCGGAAGAACCTGTATGCAGTGTCAAGTGAAAACAAGCTGATGTCTTTTTCCATTGGTACTGATAAAAAGCTCACTTTCCTGAACAGCCAGTCTTCGGAAGGTGAAAATCCGTGCCATGTAGCGGTACATCCGTCCGGGAAAATGGTGCTTGCCTCCAACTATACAGGTGGCAGCTTTACGGCATATCCGGTAGAGGCGGGCGGGAAGCTGGGCGCGCCAATTTACAAAGAACAATACTCGGGTACCGGGCCCAACACCAGGCGTCAGGAAAAGTCGCATGCGCATTTTTCTGCGGCTACGCCCGACGGCCGGTTTGTGTTTGTGACGGACCTGGGCGGCGATAAGATCATGAATTATGCAGCGGATGCTAAATCCGGCAAGCTGATGCCCAATCCGGCACAGCCTTTTTTTATGGCAAAACCCGGCTCGGGGCCGAGGCATTTTGTCCTGAGTGCATCGGGAAAGGAGTTGTACCTGCTCAATGAACTTGAAGCTACCCTCACCACCTGCTCAGTGGACAAAAATGGCGTGATCAAAGCATTAAACACTTACCCGACTATCCCGGCAGATTTTTCGGGTACCAATACCAGTGCAGCCGTGCATTTGCACCCGAACGGAAAGTTTGTGTACGTGTCCAACCGTGGTCATAACTCCATCAGTGCATTCAGGATCAAAGGCGGCGGTGTGCTTGAGAAGACAGACGAGCAGACGCAGAACATTTCAACGCCCCGGGACTTTAATATTGACCCCAGCGGTAAATGGATGATCGTGGGAAATCAGACGGGCGATAACCTGGTAGTGTATGCGGTAGACCCGCAAACGGGCAAGCTGACATTCAAACAGGAAGGTGTGAAGGTCAAGCTGCCGATCTGCATTGTTTTTTAA
- a CDS encoding heavy metal translocating P-type ATPase: MNILADTQQANLPVTGMSCAACAASVESTLKQVEGVENAAVNFASQTVSLAYDPHITSPEKLDEVLQNVGYGLIIEDDEEDALAGQEKMQAEHLRALTSNTIRAGVLSVPVMVIGMFFSAHADTPLPFANYIMLVLTAPVLFVFGRNFFINAWKQATHRKANMDTLVALSTGVAFGFSTFNTFFPEFWHARGLMPHVYFEAAAIIVFFVLLGKTLEERAKSNTSGALRKLMGLQVKTVRIVQDGFETELPVREVKAGMEVVIRPGEKIPVDGKAVSGSSYVDESLMTGEPLPAKKKAGDAVYAGTINQQGSFTFIAEKVGKNTVLGQIIKTVQAAQGSKAPVQQLVDRVAGVFVPVVIGIALATFLAWLVLGGENALTHALLAAVSVLVIACPCALGLATPTAMMVGMGKGAENNILIRDAESLEKAYKVNAVVLDKTGTLTEGKPTVSEWIWKKNLENTLFHTAAVQALESRSEHPLAQAIIAHTGSSDPATIETFSSVTGMGIRGRVAGKDYLVGTAVFLEQENVLWNQELKDHAAHLQSAAKTVVHIAANGQHIGIIAIADQLKPTSREAVARLKRQGIEVYMLTGDNLETARTVAGQTGIESFEAHVKPADKMAFVKKLQHEGKTVAMVGDGINDSQALAQADVSVAMGRGSDIAMDVAKMTLITSDLLALPKALKLSSRTVKTIRQNLFWAFIYNIIGIPVAAGILYPVNGFLLDPMIAGAAMALSSVSVVMNSLRLKSARL; the protein is encoded by the coding sequence ATGAACATCCTTGCCGATACACAACAAGCAAATCTTCCGGTTACAGGCATGTCGTGTGCTGCCTGTGCTGCCAGCGTGGAGTCGACCCTGAAACAGGTTGAAGGTGTGGAAAATGCGGCTGTCAACTTCGCTAGCCAGACCGTGTCCCTGGCCTACGATCCGCACATTACCTCGCCCGAAAAACTGGATGAAGTACTGCAGAACGTTGGGTATGGGCTGATTATAGAGGACGACGAAGAAGATGCGCTCGCCGGGCAGGAAAAAATGCAGGCGGAACACCTTCGCGCGCTTACCAGCAACACCATCCGCGCCGGCGTCCTTTCCGTGCCGGTGATGGTGATCGGAATGTTTTTCTCTGCTCACGCGGATACTCCCCTTCCCTTTGCCAACTATATCATGCTCGTGCTGACAGCCCCGGTACTCTTTGTCTTCGGCCGGAACTTTTTTATCAACGCATGGAAACAGGCCACACACCGGAAAGCCAACATGGATACGCTGGTAGCACTCAGCACAGGTGTAGCCTTTGGTTTCAGTACCTTCAACACGTTTTTTCCGGAGTTCTGGCATGCACGCGGACTTATGCCGCATGTGTATTTTGAAGCCGCTGCAATCATCGTTTTCTTTGTTCTTCTTGGAAAAACGCTGGAAGAACGCGCCAAGAGCAACACCTCTGGAGCCCTCCGGAAACTCATGGGGCTCCAAGTAAAAACCGTGCGTATTGTACAGGACGGCTTTGAAACCGAGCTGCCGGTCCGGGAAGTAAAAGCCGGAATGGAAGTGGTGATCCGCCCGGGAGAAAAGATCCCGGTTGATGGAAAAGCGGTGAGCGGCAGCTCCTACGTGGACGAAAGCCTCATGACCGGTGAGCCGTTGCCTGCGAAAAAAAAGGCCGGGGATGCCGTATATGCCGGCACCATTAACCAGCAGGGGAGCTTTACATTTATTGCTGAAAAGGTTGGCAAAAACACGGTACTGGGTCAGATCATCAAAACTGTCCAGGCCGCGCAGGGCAGTAAGGCGCCGGTGCAGCAGCTGGTAGACCGGGTTGCGGGCGTGTTTGTGCCGGTGGTGATTGGCATTGCATTGGCAACTTTCCTGGCCTGGCTTGTTTTGGGAGGCGAAAACGCACTCACCCACGCATTGCTCGCCGCCGTGTCGGTACTGGTGATTGCCTGCCCCTGTGCACTTGGCCTGGCTACTCCTACGGCTATGATGGTGGGCATGGGAAAAGGGGCCGAAAACAACATCCTGATCCGTGATGCCGAAAGTCTTGAAAAAGCCTATAAAGTGAATGCCGTAGTGCTTGACAAAACCGGAACCCTCACCGAGGGCAAACCCACGGTAAGTGAGTGGATCTGGAAAAAAAATCTTGAAAATACACTCTTCCACACAGCGGCAGTACAAGCACTCGAAAGCCGGTCCGAGCATCCCCTCGCTCAGGCAATTATCGCCCATACCGGATCTTCTGATCCGGCCACGATTGAAACGTTCAGCTCGGTGACGGGGATGGGAATACGCGGGCGCGTCGCAGGAAAGGACTACCTGGTTGGAACAGCCGTTTTTCTTGAACAGGAAAATGTACTTTGGAACCAGGAACTGAAAGACCATGCGGCACACCTGCAGAGTGCGGCCAAAACAGTGGTTCACATTGCAGCAAACGGGCAGCACATTGGTATAATCGCGATTGCCGACCAGCTCAAACCAACTTCCCGGGAAGCGGTGGCCAGGCTCAAGAGGCAGGGTATTGAAGTGTACATGCTCACCGGTGATAACCTGGAAACCGCACGTACCGTGGCCGGGCAGACCGGCATTGAGTCTTTTGAGGCGCACGTAAAACCTGCGGATAAAATGGCGTTTGTTAAAAAATTACAGCACGAGGGTAAGACCGTAGCAATGGTGGGCGACGGGATTAATGATTCCCAGGCACTGGCGCAGGCAGACGTAAGCGTGGCGATGGGCCGCGGGTCGGATATTGCCATGGACGTAGCCAAAATGACCCTCATCACCTCTGACCTTCTGGCCTTGCCCAAGGCACTGAAACTTTCGTCCCGCACAGTGAAGACCATCCGGCAAAACCTGTTCTGGGCATTTATTTACAACATCATCGGCATTCCGGTCGCGGCAGGTATTTTGTACCCGGTGAATGGTTTCCTGCTCGATCCCATGATTGCGGGAGCTGCCATGGCGCTGAGTTCGGTATCGGTTGTCATGAACAGTCTGCGCCTGAAAAGTGCGCGTCTGTAA
- a CDS encoding heavy-metal-associated domain-containing protein, whose translation METLKFKTNIKCGGCVDTISPFLNQDEAIKNWVVDLKSPDRVLQVETTHSAAEVTGILKKAGYTAQELN comes from the coding sequence ATGGAAACACTTAAATTCAAGACCAATATCAAATGCGGGGGCTGCGTGGACACCATCTCCCCTTTTCTCAACCAGGATGAAGCCATAAAAAATTGGGTGGTAGACCTGAAAAGTCCGGACCGGGTATTACAGGTAGAAACCACGCATTCAGCTGCCGAGGTGACCGGTATTCTGAAAAAAGCCGGGTATACGGCTCAGGAACTTAATTGA
- a CDS encoding HYC_CC_PP family protein: MKNKLHRFLTVTMAVLVLLSSTGFAFVEHQCLVRGTSVQLVAQQKNKKEGSSCCARAKAAREGKGTFFKKTDCCKETQRFENLKVASFSQMLAKSFKALAHGTVWTSVSFLFLNAERILPPDRPAKPDQSFSSLFHGRSMLAHIQSFLI, encoded by the coding sequence ATGAAAAACAAACTGCACCGATTTCTGACCGTAACGATGGCCGTGCTCGTACTGCTGAGCAGTACGGGGTTTGCTTTCGTGGAGCACCAATGCCTGGTGCGCGGGACCTCGGTGCAGCTTGTGGCACAACAGAAAAACAAAAAAGAAGGGTCATCCTGCTGCGCCCGTGCGAAGGCAGCCAGGGAAGGAAAGGGTACTTTTTTTAAAAAGACAGACTGCTGCAAGGAAACCCAGCGGTTTGAAAATCTCAAAGTAGCCTCGTTTTCGCAAATGCTTGCGAAATCGTTCAAGGCGCTGGCACACGGCACTGTGTGGACATCGGTTTCCTTCCTGTTTCTGAATGCAGAAAGAATACTGCCGCCGGACAGGCCTGCAAAACCGGATCAATCGTTTTCTTCACTTTTTCACGGGCGAAGTATGCTCGCTCATATCCAGTCATTTCTTATCTGA